ATTATCCATCGAGCCATTTGATAGAAGTTGATTAGGAGTTGTTTCTACAAtgagtaataataaaatgattattattaaggCATATGCCACTTACTGCTTCACCCCCCCGTAGGCTTCTGCATGCTGCTCTAGAGGAACAAGAACAAACAGAAGATGACACTCAGGAGCAGGAGCTGACGAACAGCCTAGCAGAGCTTTATCAAAACAATAAAGATGGACCCAGCAGTGGTTCGAAAGGCAAAAAACGTTAGTACAGCCCTAATAGCTATTGATATTCTAATATTTGATCCAgtctattattatttaacatggcgggtacagtgcagtgaaaaagtatttaccctCACCTTGTTCCTCATCCCTTCTGGaatttcaactttggcatagtatGTTACTGGGAAAGGCCTTTTAACCAAATTCATGCTCtcgaaaaagttctatttaagtgtttatttgattgaacagggtctgcagtaatcaggcctggttgtgtcttgtccagctgaaccccattatgaatgcagtttcatagatttgggaaaTTAGTAGCTATAAGGGcagaaacattttcacacaggcccagttggtattggataactttatttttttcgcttcagtaaataacatgatcatttacaaactgtattttgtgtttactcaggttacctttgtttgatcttagattttgttttcatttctgaaaccatttagtacgagatatatacacaaaagcaggagaaatcaggaaatactttttcacagcactatatatAATCTTTGGAAATATTTGTAGGGGCATTATTTACAAAACCTTTATGATTTTGAAATTCAGTTTGCATGTTGAATACGAACAGTTTACTAATGACCTCGGTTCTGTAGGAGGTACTCAGCGTACACCAGTTCGCCAGAAGATGAAGACCATGAGTCGCTCTTTGCAGATGCTGAATGTTGCTCGCTTCAATGTAAAAGCACAAAAGAGTCAGACAGAAACCGATTTTTCCAGCTCTTCCAAAGGCACAGGGAAACGAGGCAAGAGATGCTCCAGGGAAAGGACCAGACCTGGTCCCATGCGTgagtaataaaaaaagttttaagtatattataaaatgaatttttccttttgtttggttttatttgtacTGTATTTGTACAACTCTTGTAATTTTTGTGAGTCTGTTTTTGCTAGGAAGATAGCCTTAGATGCTGACATGGCATTAATAGCTACACTATTACTATAAAACGAATGCTCATGTGAATTTACAGTGGCTCTGAAAGTAATGATTTGTATATGTAATTTATCCTAGATTTTAAAAACGAAGAGGAACTGCTTTCCCATTTGAACCTGAGGTATCAACAAGCTGTGGAGGATAAGAGCCTCGCTCTCATCGCTCAAGTGCAGGATCTGCTCTCAGTGGTGGAAACCTTCATTGATAACATTGATACCGGGGTGAGCAAGACCAATTAGATGTGTCATTACAGACACTGTAATGACATTGTCTGCTTTAGTGAAAATGTTTGTAGTTATTGACCATTTTATCGTGTCTTCATTGGCAGGCTTCGTTCTTAAATATAATCAAGAAGAACCTCTTAAAAAGCACACAGTCCATTCGTCAGCTCTATGGGAGTACTGCAGATGCTGAGAGTAAAGTCAGAGAGTATGTGTTGCTCTTTTGTTAACATCTTAAATAAACAATTCTGTCTTAAGGATATTATAGATAGcagaaacatttattattattattattattattattattattattattgttgttcacTTGTGGAATAAtgcaaaaactttttttttaatctgttaccTCTAAGTTGTCAGCTACAGGTAGTTCTCAGACTTGAGCTGTGCAAACCACTGTCTTCAGATGATCAAGATCATATGGAGCAGATGGTGGAGGAGGTAAGAAGATTTTGCTGAAAGTAGTAAAGATTAGgcattgttttgtttctaaTTATAATGTGCTAATAATGGAATTTAACCTAAGCAAAACATCCCACTGTAATGAGCTTTCCGTTGGGATTCGTCTTAGGTGGCTGGAATGCTGCGGGTGATATCTTTGACAAAAGACCCTGTTTACCTGTCAAAGTTCATGCAGGAGGAGGTTTTGCCAGTGTAAGTACTTGAACTCTGATGGAATACAAATTGTGAAGTTGTAATTAAAGTTGATTCTGTTCTAACTAGAAATGGTATGTTTTATAGGTACCTGACTGGCATACCTAAGGTCCTGGCAGATGTCTACCACAGTCTTGGAACCCAGCTGCCTGCGGTACTAGTTGCAGTCCTGCCTGCTGATTTTTTTAGTGATGACTCAAtggcaaaggaaagtgtttctGTAAGCCCCTCACCAGTGTCAGCCACACAGAGCCtggtctccagtgtcggagatCAGCTTGAAGAGTTACGCAATCGCTCCGCTAAAAAGAGAAGGTGGGTAACAAACAGAAAGAATATTCTCTTCACATGTTGATGACAGAATTGTGTATAATGCACTGTTCGTTTACTATCAGAACCAGCATGCTTACACGTCATAAGAGCATGACGGAGGCCCCACAGAATATCCGGCAAATAGAGATTCCCAGGAAATCCACACGACAAGTGAGTATAGTTCggttttaatgtttttgatGCACTTTTGACTGGGAAAATCACGGCCACTGCTTTACTCTATCGTGACAGGCCAAACCAAAGGAATATATTCCTCAAGGAAAGCTCAATGTAGGAGGCCAACCAtctcaaaaacaaacagttgAAGGCATGTAATGCAAAATCTTATTGCTAAATACTTCAGGCTTTAAGTATAATGTTTTGTAGTAGACAAATGTATTGCCTTTCTGTAAACTATCAACAATATTTTGCAGAAGTGACAAAGGTGAGGAGAAACCTCTTTAACCAGGAGACAATGTCCTCCTCAAAGAAAGCGAAAATGCCTCGGAGCCAGTCTGTATCAGCGGTAGATGTAATGAAGAAACGGAAACGATCACAGATGGAATGTGGTAATAAACATTTGCTATTGTTGTCAAAGAATATAATATGAGACAATACATCTTTTGATGAGtgtattactttattattattattattattattattattttaaaaacagttttccAATTACAGGACAACACACTTTACTTACAAAAAAAGTATCCGAGACCCCCCTGCATAAGCAGGTATCAAATCGTCTATTATATAGACAAAGGAATAGCAGGTAAGTTTCACAAATGAAGCAGTAATGCTGTTTGTCATGACATTGAGCACATGGTTCTTGAATTATTCTTTTAACTCAAAAGGGTGAATCAGTAGTGCATGTCTTCTTTGTCAGGAATTCTGGTGACACTGATATGGTGATTGTTGAGGAGTCTCCAGTTAAACCTGCTACGGGTCAGTTACTTTTATTTATCGTAATGGTGTAtgttaaaagaaacattttgttaagatctttgttttatttttatcttgacatcctttttttttgctagatTTGAGGAGGAGTCCTAGAATAAAAAAACTTGCAAGGAGACATTCCAGTGTCTTCTATTCAAGCTCACAACCACGCTCTCGAAATTTGGATAGAGCCTTGTCCTCCTCACAGCTCCCAGTCTCTGAAAGTAAAGGTGAACAAGAACATGTTGTTTTTGGATATGCATTATTTTTCCATTCTTACTGGGACCATAACACACATAGTAGATAAGTATTGATCTTTAAATTTTAAGATCTTGATATCCTCTGaggttatataataatatttggtttttttttgtgctcacAATTGTAGGTGCTATTAATATTCAGGCTGTTAAGTCACCAATGAGACTTCTTTTTGGTGCTGCTGAGTCCCCTGCTCGCCCTTCCACATCCAAATCTATCATTAGAGACGCTGAAGTTGATCGGCTCGGGTCGACAGATTCTGTCTTTGAGGTAATAAATCTTCCAACACCAATGAACATACAAGGTTGTGTATTTTGGCGGTTCTCCTCACATTACACTGTGGTTCTACTCTGCCGGCAGAAAGGAAATAAGCATTTTTCGATCCGTATAAACAAgcaaattattttattgccaAAAGTATGTTATAAgtttagtcaggacactgttggctttctgtgtgtgaagtgtttagctACTGCTGAACAGGGAGATCAGAACAGATCTTATTAATCTTTtgccttttactaaagatttccgtggGGTGGAAAAGGGAGGGGATTGAGCCCCCTGATGGGCAAACagttcacacctctccacaataacattggtacagagCTAAAATGGACAGCAcaacaaaagctttttttttttattgtaaaacggcatatacaactgccacaataagattataacatttaaatccAATATCAGACTACAAAGACGAAAATTCAGTTCATTCCTGCTTTTTATAAAGCATgcacatttttattgttatatagTCCATCAGCGTtattgaagggaaaaaaaatgcaaagttCCACATTTAGTCACAGATGTCATCTTTGAAATGCATTAAATGTTTTGGTATCCCACGCCTCTGGATTTTAGTAATTAGCCATACATTGTAGTTACACACATTCGAAAATAGTGCTATCTGCCTTGGCTACGCTGACTAAACCGTGGTGCAAGTTTTAATAGGTCAGTCTTACTTTATTGACACCCACATGACCCAATTGTAGAAAGTTTTAGATTTCACACAAGACCTCACTTGCCAAGATTTACCTTTGTTTAGATAACCTCAAACAGAATTTTAGTTGTTGAAGATAACTCCTTCAAATTTTGGATGCTTATAGTCCGGCGTCTCTGAGAGCAGGAATGGGATTGATATCATCAATTATTTTTGAGATATAAACATTTGTGTGAACAAAACCCAACcttttttaacaaatatatattgcCCCTAGGTGGCTTGGTAAAAACAGAACTACTTATGAAatactgcaaattcttaaagccctgagtgtctactttcatatgagccattaaccactactgtggagtgtgacatgaCAAATAAATTCAGTGCTGAACTCAAGCAACCGCAAAACAGGCGAAAAGtcatctgggggaaaaaaaaagagttaatgaatgtaatctaattattaaatCTTAGACATGTTAGGCAAacgtgctgtttttttttttaaagccatttaAGCTTTTTGTTCTTGCACTTTGCCCATGCAGAACCTAAACCTTGTGTCATACTGTGGAGCATTTTGTGTGTCGTATTGTGATGATATTTTAGTTGATGTTATTTAAAATTGATTTTTAAGCCATCAAGCTTTAGATTAGGAAATGAAATCTCTAACAATAAATCATTAAATTGCAGAGCCCATGGTGGTTTCCAGATTTATCTTAAGAACCACAGTTGTGTACAGCACAATGCGTATACTGTGTTTTATATGGGTATATTGATCCATTTGATTTCCCTTGACACTTAGATGCAGGAGCAAAATTAAAAgcctttaatttttttctgaaaaatatgtaaagtaacattttaaccatgttgggggaaaaaaagaaagaataatagttaatatttatttaaaaaataagaaaatacatttttataacccTACCCCGAGTATGTATTTAATCAAAAAGCATCTACTGGAtaagttattattgttatttatttacttgtttgtttcttttgctAAATATGTAATCTACAGTATATGACAAAGATTGCTTCCTATGTGCTAAAATCTCCTAAAAGGGAATGTCTCTTTGTTTTCATTACCATGCTGACATACGTTTATATATTTTCCCCCCAGAATTGCAATAAAACCCCAAGAAAATCTCCATACAAACAGCTTGGTTCTTCAGTCGGGAGCAGAACTCCAAGGACACCCAGTTCTTCCTCCAAAGCTCAAAGCTGTTTCTTCCCTAAGAGCCCAGGCTGTGCTGTAGGAGAGAACAGTATGGTCCTCCGAGGAAGTCCATTTAGATCTCCTGCTTCAAAAAGTTTAGTGCTGGAAACACCACAGAAAAGCCTACTGAAGAGCATTCTTAAAACCCCTGTGAAAAGCTCTGTGGAATGTTGGTCCCCTTCTGGCCCATCTGTTAGGAGCCCCAACATGAGAACCCCAAGGAAAAGTGTGACTTGGTCTCCATCTCCATGGAAAGCATTGCCAGAACAACCATTTAAAGTCCCagattctccagtttcctccattAGATATTCCCCAAGATTGATCACACCAAGCAAACTTTGCAGAGGTCAGGGTGATATTTTCAAAACTCCCGAAAAATTAAGCCAACAAAAAAGCAAGTTGTCCCCTAAAACGGCACAAAGAGTATCTGAAATTACTAGTAATGTTGGCAGAGAAGAACCCCAGCTGGGTCAGAGGTCAGACAAAATTAGAAGAACGTTAAGTTTGCCAGAAAAAGGTGACCCACAGAGTCCAGATTTTCTTTCCTATGATCATccatcaccaccaacaccaaGAATAAAAACACCTAGTAAAAGCCCTGGAccaacacacacaatgtgtacTCGTTCTGGAAGCACACCACTTAAACGTTCCTCTACTCTGAATCGTGACAAAGCTAAAGGCCTAACTGATGGCTCTTCCTCCAGAAAAGATACATCTCCACTTATTAAGGAGAGCTCACCAGAACTAACTCTTAGATGGGCATCATCTGGCAGTCATACACCTGTTCAAAATCATCCAATGACTTTGTCAGATGAGACTGAGCATAATCAGGCACTACATCATGAGACTTGGACAACAAAAGGTATTGATGGACAGAATGAAAGCATTGAGATGATGGAGGAGGCATCATCCTCAGACACCCAACAGTTTGACTCCTCACAGTTCAGTGCTACTTCTGACGAGAGTATTGCTATAGCAGAAGCTTCTGTAGTGAAGACCGAATTAACTGGTGGCATTAAGATGAACATTTCTTTCTCACGGAAGTCATCTAAATTCTTAGAGGTTTTTGAATTCACAGGCACACCAACTCATCCTGCCAAAATTACGCAAGGGTGTAGTAGATATGGCTTCCGTCAGACTCCAGATCGGCAACAAAGAAAGGCAGCAGCACGACTCGGTTATTCTCCTGGGCTTCCAACGTTCTCCaggccacaagcttcaggaaCGCCTGCACATAGAAAGAAGCAGCCTGCTGAACCCAACCCTCTTACTTATCAAGTAGAATTGGAAATGCAGGGATCAGGTTTACCTAAGCTTAAGTTCAAACGTACTGACTCTTTCAATTCGGGTGAAACATCTGATAATGCAACCAAAGGACTAGTTTCACATATAAATAACAAGCCATCTAGAGTTGATAGCCCACTTACACATTGTTCTAAACATCGAGAACCTAGTTGTATATCCCCATCTCATTGTACACCTGGAAAAGGAGGTGTTCAGAAATATATATGCCAGTCAATCACTCCTACAAGGCTGCATACTAATAGCCCTTCTCCCCTGGGTCCTGGGGAACACATGCCTTGGACCCCATCTCCTCAGAGCCTAGGAAGGTCAACCCCAGAGAACTTCAGGACTTGGCCTCGCAAGAAAAGGGCATGGACAGGTTTGTTGGGGACTAAGGAGATCAAGGAAGGTGCTGAGATCTTCGAAGACCCAGAGCTTGATGGGGTGTTCAGACTACCAGGGACTGAAGACCCTAAGGAGTTGAGGGATGCTCCTGCTTTTAAATACACATTAGGTATTCCATCCAAGCACTGCTCTTCAGAGGAGATGGACTGGGCAGAGTCTGTGGTGCAGAACTGTGACAAAAGAGACATGAAATGTGATGAGTTGTCAAGGATAAGTGGGAACGGATCACTTGGCTCAGGTAAGACTTGTACCAAATATCACTTATTAGCAGCTTTatgattcatttaaattgtaataCAAACTTCTGCTTGACTAATTCAAATGGTTATGTGAAATCTCCAATCAGGGTGCTACTACATATAAATtatatgattaaaaataaacatttaatacatAATGCATGAACTCTCTCATACATTttggtccataaatatttgcacattgaCAAACTTATTATTTTAACTGTTTGCCTCAATATAtcgagtaaaaataaaataatgaatacgAGCTCAAAATTCCAGTGAAGCAAGCCATCATGTGGTGGATGACAAAAGAATTCTTCCCCAAGTGAGGACAAATCGCTTCACAACAGTTGGCCAGATCAAGAAGACCTTCCAGGAAGAAGGCATATCTAtgtcaacaatcaagagaagacCATAGTAAATACAGATTGTTTTTGGTAAGCCTCAAAAACAGGATAACCAGATTGCCAAAAacatctaaaagaaaaaagcccatacagttctggaacaacatcTTATGTCCAAATGTGACAAAGATTGACTTGTACTAGAATGATTGGAAGAGTGTGGAGAATGAAAGGagctgctcatgatccaaagtatACCACCTCAACCCATGGTGTGGGAATGTATGGCCGCCACGGGAACTGGTTCCATTGTATTTATGGATGATGTAACTGCTGACAAAAGCAGCAAGATGAATTCTGAAGCGTATAGGGCTATTATTTGCTTAGATTCAGCCAAATGCATAAAGTACTTCATAAAGCAACCCAAGACTTTATTTAAGGCAAAGAAGTTGAATGTTCTGCAACGGCCAAGTCAGTCACCAAAGACATGAAGGTAAATACATCCCAGGAACATGAGGAACTGAAGACAGATGCAGTAAAGGAGAAGAAACCCAGAATTCTGTGATGTTTATGGATTCCAGACTTCACAAAGTCATTGatttcaaaggaaaaaaaacctaatatTTAAAATGGCTATTTAAATTATAATTGTTAGTTTGTCTAAATACTTTTAGTCCCTTAAAAATTGGGGGACCACATCCATAAAGTGCTGTAATTTTTAAACCATTAACCAcaatttggatgtaaataccttcagattaaagctgaaagtctgcagtATTCATTGTTTAATTTAAACTTCAATGTACAGtggtagaaaacaaaacatgtgcAAAAGTCCAAAAATTTATGGACCACACAAATCTTCTACTTCACTCAAATTCATGCGATCAGCCAAAACATGCATGATTTTTGCTCTGTGTCTGGTTTTATATGGATCCAGAGAACCAGAACGAACTTTCCAGATATCTGTTGTATTTACTGGGAATGGATTTGTTACTCTGCTGTTTTTAGTGGCGAGGTGTTACATAATGCAAACAAATGTGAAATCTGAAATTTCAGACTAATCTGGCATAAATGTTCATATAATATTTCCAAAGAATTCCTACTGATTTTGATTTTTGTAGGCATAAAACATAAACTTGCAACAagacactttatatatatttattataacattatCGGTACATGCCTGCATGTTAGCTGTGTTGGCTTCAGTGGGAAATAAAGTAAGCAAAATTTGGACATGAAATATCATATTGTCTTTATGGACTATGTGGGTGATTGTTTCCACAGTGGTCACCCCTCCACACTCCACAGTGAAGAAACAAGTGTCTGCCAGTGGAATCCTTGCTCTTACACAGTCACCCCTTTTATACAAAGGGAAAAAGGCCTCTGCTACCATGGAAACCACACAATCTGATGGTGAGACGAGTCTACCAGAGACACGTGATATAAAGGCTATATGTACTTAAACAGGCACAGTCTAAATATTAAGATTAGACAGGGTCAaatacttccatccatccatcttctaccatttactccttcttcagggttgtggggggtcaaatacttatttatacataaatacaatatataaatacatatttcattGTAAGGTGCCATAGCAGGATGCTTCCACACTTTAATTCAACCTGTGTTGGATGTTTAATATAACCCTGAAGTCTGGTATCATACAAAACATTTTGATTTTACATCAGTTGCattatatatgcattatttttactTTCGGTTCTGTGATCTTCCCACAGAATCAAGTGGAAACTCTGAGCAGTACGGTAATAAGGGCATGCACACATTTAATGTCTCGCCTATTAGCCAACCACGGAGGCGCCAGGCTTGTGTTAGGATGTACAGCCGGAAGAGACTGCTGGACCCATATGTTTTTGATGAACATTAATACTTTTTGATgtcactgtattttatttatgtatttctgtttCATAATTGCTTGTCttgattgtttttattctttaggTGGACTTTAGGATTTTATGCactattgtatatatttttaattatgtgAAAAATCTCAAAATGGTCagatatttcatgtcattttagTGTCATGCCTTTTTAGTTTGTGTTTTCTTCAGGTACTAGATTGTTGAACATTTTCTGCAATTAAATTTTCTTCTCCTACCTCTCAAGATGATTAATTTCTTTGTGTCTTCATGCAATGTGGCATAGCTCTTAGGGTGAGAACATTTAAACCGAAAAATATGATTCATTATGGTATATACTGATAAACAATGTTCCATGTTCGCTTTTATTTCTAGTGCGATGGTAGTGGTGCTATTTTCATACTGTACACAgaccaaaaatatttttattgctcGTTTTGTCAGGATCTTGATAAGTAGAAAAAGTAATTGCAAGAAATGTTGaactaaataaatgtgtaaatgtaaaacaaatgaTGTTAATAAAGATTATGTTCTTAAGAATTTTCGGTTTCCTTTAGAGGCGTGATAGAAATATTCTGCAAGAGTTTTTGAATTTCAAAATCAAAATGCCATCATGTCTACCAAACGGCAACACACAACTGCTTACTCATTTACAGATCCTTTATAATGTGGCCATCTACTGGGCATAAAGTGAACTGCACCAGGCCCTGCTTATTCTTGCAAAGACTCAATATGTACATCttaaattaagaaaattaaGATGCTtactggttgttgttgttttttacctTAAAATTCACTCATTCAATTTTAGCTATGAGTTATATAATCAATGGAATTTATTCAAGAATTGCTCAAAGAGAAATGAAAGACTAGAGGGGAAATCTGTTGCTCAGGCCCTGTGGAACAGGTCCTTAACAGCATCCATCTCACCACTAAATGGTCCTGTGAACCATAAGTTTTcacaattatttaattttttttggagggggTGCTCAATATCAGATCACATCAGGTTTTTTTCATTGGAAAACGTAGGATCCAATGTTCAGAACAAAGGGTTTTACTCAATATACTTCCTCTTTCAGAAAAATGGTAATTTCCCTCTGATTGGCATGTTGGAACTAAACCACCATCACATCTCACTGTGCTGCTATTTCTACTGATTTATTGTACTGCACTATAGCAATGAATACTTGAATACTATACAAATGAATACTTTTTAATAATCTGTTGTACCACTGTATCTACAAATTTATGTTTGTCTCAATATaccttttttgttatttatgtgAATTTTATAACTTTGTTCTGTACTACTGGGAGCACACACCAAATTTCATTGTACTTGTACAATGACAGACATCCAGCCTCTCTCGCCATGAGTGTTCTC
The genomic region above belongs to Ictalurus punctatus breed USDA103 chromosome 14, Coco_2.0, whole genome shotgun sequence and contains:
- the ticrr gene encoding treslin, with translation MAAHNVVFAIDVDYQSEELHLPRDLYLSSLKQWILKVLLSLGSKYGFENVRWGYKFFHSRTVKSASLITRSTDFRELQEKAFSEFEVEFVHKVGVDQKSSGEQNRLRPSPAVCVQNTLKEILLDFQWDRPDITSPTKLSLRPRRLTRSTANIPLADDDTSCQGQNVVFVVSACPYSRKEVMEFLQLRSGDVGSPKDLAELIVPKSLMDMLVHQKVGLHWADCSSHEVNDETDEYTGLKTVMEALQPVAGKVIPVLIPGMNLKHKDPNPSTRENKGALAFPTGSSTAYILSSEKTYKRAFPALVGTLCWGADEDKQTCSVSLEPVSCRQRRLCGPVEVTLRSVLLGLDTCRLKQSASECWVLFRPEKSEQDQVAFQSLFKELFILASDMLADVSEGGQVHSAVLSVLSSSLALLTILHSEEALSTCLVPSETTDLPDTSDLPEIVSSVLKNIMEDEDTSEQPSPHQIPEWATQELQQWTNLTTELTEGWFPLSDQSGISCHLMESMRLLHAALEEQEQTEDDTQEQELTNSLAELYQNNKDGPSSGSKGKKRGTQRTPVRQKMKTMSRSLQMLNVARFNVKAQKSQTETDFSSSSKGTGKRGKRCSRERTRPGPMHFKNEEELLSHLNLRYQQAVEDKSLALIAQVQDLLSVVETFIDNIDTGASFLNIIKKNLLKSTQSIRQLYGSTADAESKVRDCQLQVVLRLELCKPLSSDDQDHMEQMVEEVAGMLRVISLTKDPVYLSKFMQEEVLPVYLTGIPKVLADVYHSLGTQLPAVLVAVLPADFFSDDSMAKESVSVSPSPVSATQSLVSSVGDQLEELRNRSAKKRRTSMLTRHKSMTEAPQNIRQIEIPRKSTRQAKPKEYIPQGKLNVGGQPSQKQTVEEVTKVRRNLFNQETMSSSKKAKMPRSQSVSAVDVMKKRKRSQMECGQHTLLTKKVSETPLHKQVSNRLLYRQRNSRNSGDTDMVIVEESPVKPATDLRRSPRIKKLARRHSSVFYSSSQPRSRNLDRALSSSQLPVSESKGAINIQAVKSPMRLLFGAAESPARPSTSKSIIRDAEVDRLGSTDSVFENCNKTPRKSPYKQLGSSVGSRTPRTPSSSSKAQSCFFPKSPGCAVGENSMVLRGSPFRSPASKSLVLETPQKSLLKSILKTPVKSSVECWSPSGPSVRSPNMRTPRKSVTWSPSPWKALPEQPFKVPDSPVSSIRYSPRLITPSKLCRGQGDIFKTPEKLSQQKSKLSPKTAQRVSEITSNVGREEPQLGQRSDKIRRTLSLPEKGDPQSPDFLSYDHPSPPTPRIKTPSKSPGPTHTMCTRSGSTPLKRSSTLNRDKAKGLTDGSSSRKDTSPLIKESSPELTLRWASSGSHTPVQNHPMTLSDETEHNQALHHETWTTKGIDGQNESIEMMEEASSSDTQQFDSSQFSATSDESIAIAEASVVKTELTGGIKMNISFSRKSSKFLEVFEFTGTPTHPAKITQGCSRYGFRQTPDRQQRKAAARLGYSPGLPTFSRPQASGTPAHRKKQPAEPNPLTYQVELEMQGSGLPKLKFKRTDSFNSGETSDNATKGLVSHINNKPSRVDSPLTHCSKHREPSCISPSHCTPGKGGVQKYICQSITPTRLHTNSPSPLGPGEHMPWTPSPQSLGRSTPENFRTWPRKKRAWTGLLGTKEIKEGAEIFEDPELDGVFRLPGTEDPKELRDAPAFKYTLGIPSKHCSSEEMDWAESVVQNCDKRDMKCDELSRISGNGSLGSVVTPPHSTVKKQVSASGILALTQSPLLYKGKKASATMETTQSDESSGNSEQYGNKGMHTFNVSPISQPRRRQACVRMYSRKRLLDPYVFDEH